The following are encoded together in the Corvus moneduloides isolate bCorMon1 chromosome 34, bCorMon1.pri, whole genome shotgun sequence genome:
- the EEF1G gene encoding elongation factor 1-gamma isoform X1, translated as MAVSGTLYTYPENWRAFKALIAAQYSGARLRVLSGPPHFHFGHTNRTPQFLQKFPVGKVPAFEGDDGFCVFESNAIAYYVSTEELRGSTPEAAAAVLQWVNFADSDVVPPASTWVFPTLGILHYNKQATEVAKEEVRRVLGVLDGHLKTRTFLVGERVSLADISLVCALLWLYKQVLDPAFRGPFGNVNRWFLTCLNQPQFKAVLGEVQLCQRMAQFDAKKFAESQARKEKETPKKEKEPPKKEKPPKKEEKRPEPDEDLDECEQVLAAEPKAKDPFAHLPKSPFVLDEFKRKYSNEDTLGVALPHFWEHFDREGWSLWYCQYRYPEELSQTFMSCNLITGMLQCLHKSLFSVFHPFLLFFSRFPGMFQRLDKLRKNAFASVVLFGSDHDSSISGVWVLRGQELAFTLCPDWQVDYESYTWRKLDPDSAECRTLVTEYFLWEGEFRHVGKPFNQGKIFK; from the exons ATGGCGGTATCCGGG ACCCTGTACACGTACCCCGAGAACTGGCGGGCGTTCAAGGCCCTCATCGCTGCCCAGTACTCGGGCGCTCGGCTCCGGGTGCTCTCGGGGCCGCCCCATTTCCACTTCGGCCACACCAACCGGACCCCACAGTTCCTGCAGAAGTTCCCCGTGGGCAAG GTTCCAGCGTTCGAGGGGGACGACGGCTTCTGCGTCTTCGAGAGCAACGCCATCGCCTACTACG TGAGCACGGAGGAGCTGCGGGGCAGCACCCCCGAGGCGGCGGCCGCGGTGCTGCAGTGGGTGAACTTCGCCGACAGCGACGTGGTGCCCCCGGCCAGCACCTGGGTGTTCCCCACGCTGGGCATCCTGCACTACAACAAACAG GCGACCGAGGTGGCGAAGGAGGAGGTCAggagggtcctgggggtcctggaCGGGCACCTGAAGACCAGAACCTTCCTGGTGGGGGAGAGGGTCAGCCTGGCCGACATCAGCCTGGTGTGCGCCCTGCTCTGGCTCTACAAGCAG GTCCTTGACCCCGCGTTCCGGGGTCCCTTCGGGAACGTGAACCGCTGGTTCCTGACCTGCCTGAACCAGCCCCAGTTCAAGGCTGTCCTGGGAGAGgtccagctgtgccagaggatgGCCCAGTTCGACG CCAAGAAATTCGCGGAGAGCCAGGCCCGGAAGGAGAAGGAGACCCccaagaaggagaaggagccccCCAAGAAGGAGAAGCCCCCCAAGAAGGAGGAGAAGCGGCCGGAGCCGGACGAGGACCTGGACGAGTGCgagcaggtcctggcagctgaGCCCAAGGCCAAGGACCCCTTCGCCCACCTGCCCAAGAG tcCCTTCGTCCTGGACGAGTTCAAGCGCAAATACTCCAACGAGGACACGCTGGGGGTGGCCCTGCCCCACTTCTGGGAGCACTTTGACCGCGAGGGGTGGTCGCTGTGGTACTGCCAGTACCGCTACCCCGAGGAGCTCAGCCAGACCTTCATGAGCTGCAACCTCATCACCG ggatgctccagtgcCTGCACAAGTCCCTTTTCTCGGTTTTCCATCcgtttttgctgtttttttcccgTTTCCCAGGGATGTTCCAGCGCCTGGACAAGCTCCGGAAGAACGCCTTTGCCTCCGTGGTGCTGTTCGGGAGCGACCACGACAGCAGCATCTCGGGGGTGTGGGTGCTGCGGGGGCAGGAGCTGGCCTTCACG ctgtgcccggACTGGCAGGTGGATTACGAGTCCTACACGTGGCGCAAGCTGGACCCTGACAGCGCCGAGTGCCGGACACTGGTGACGGAATATTTCCTGTGGGAAGGGGAATTCCGGCACGTGGGGAAGCCCTTCAACCAGGGCAAGATCTTCAAGTGA
- the EEF1G gene encoding elongation factor 1-gamma isoform X2 has product MAVSGTLYTYPENWRAFKALIAAQYSGARLRVLSGPPHFHFGHTNRTPQFLQKFPVGKVPAFEGDDGFCVFESNAIAYYVSTEELRGSTPEAAAAVLQWVNFADSDVVPPASTWVFPTLGILHYNKQATEVAKEEVRRVLGVLDGHLKTRTFLVGERVSLADISLVCALLWLYKQVLDPAFRGPFGNVNRWFLTCLNQPQFKAVLGEVQLCQRMAQFDAKKFAESQARKEKETPKKEKEPPKKEKPPKKEEKRPEPDEDLDECEQVLAAEPKAKDPFAHLPKSPFVLDEFKRKYSNEDTLGVALPHFWEHFDREGWSLWYCQYRYPEELSQTFMSCNLITGMFQRLDKLRKNAFASVVLFGSDHDSSISGVWVLRGQELAFTLCPDWQVDYESYTWRKLDPDSAECRTLVTEYFLWEGEFRHVGKPFNQGKIFK; this is encoded by the exons ATGGCGGTATCCGGG ACCCTGTACACGTACCCCGAGAACTGGCGGGCGTTCAAGGCCCTCATCGCTGCCCAGTACTCGGGCGCTCGGCTCCGGGTGCTCTCGGGGCCGCCCCATTTCCACTTCGGCCACACCAACCGGACCCCACAGTTCCTGCAGAAGTTCCCCGTGGGCAAG GTTCCAGCGTTCGAGGGGGACGACGGCTTCTGCGTCTTCGAGAGCAACGCCATCGCCTACTACG TGAGCACGGAGGAGCTGCGGGGCAGCACCCCCGAGGCGGCGGCCGCGGTGCTGCAGTGGGTGAACTTCGCCGACAGCGACGTGGTGCCCCCGGCCAGCACCTGGGTGTTCCCCACGCTGGGCATCCTGCACTACAACAAACAG GCGACCGAGGTGGCGAAGGAGGAGGTCAggagggtcctgggggtcctggaCGGGCACCTGAAGACCAGAACCTTCCTGGTGGGGGAGAGGGTCAGCCTGGCCGACATCAGCCTGGTGTGCGCCCTGCTCTGGCTCTACAAGCAG GTCCTTGACCCCGCGTTCCGGGGTCCCTTCGGGAACGTGAACCGCTGGTTCCTGACCTGCCTGAACCAGCCCCAGTTCAAGGCTGTCCTGGGAGAGgtccagctgtgccagaggatgGCCCAGTTCGACG CCAAGAAATTCGCGGAGAGCCAGGCCCGGAAGGAGAAGGAGACCCccaagaaggagaaggagccccCCAAGAAGGAGAAGCCCCCCAAGAAGGAGGAGAAGCGGCCGGAGCCGGACGAGGACCTGGACGAGTGCgagcaggtcctggcagctgaGCCCAAGGCCAAGGACCCCTTCGCCCACCTGCCCAAGAG tcCCTTCGTCCTGGACGAGTTCAAGCGCAAATACTCCAACGAGGACACGCTGGGGGTGGCCCTGCCCCACTTCTGGGAGCACTTTGACCGCGAGGGGTGGTCGCTGTGGTACTGCCAGTACCGCTACCCCGAGGAGCTCAGCCAGACCTTCATGAGCTGCAACCTCATCACCG GGATGTTCCAGCGCCTGGACAAGCTCCGGAAGAACGCCTTTGCCTCCGTGGTGCTGTTCGGGAGCGACCACGACAGCAGCATCTCGGGGGTGTGGGTGCTGCGGGGGCAGGAGCTGGCCTTCACG ctgtgcccggACTGGCAGGTGGATTACGAGTCCTACACGTGGCGCAAGCTGGACCCTGACAGCGCCGAGTGCCGGACACTGGTGACGGAATATTTCCTGTGGGAAGGGGAATTCCGGCACGTGGGGAAGCCCTTCAACCAGGGCAAGATCTTCAAGTGA
- the POLR2G gene encoding DNA-directed RNA polymerase II subunit RPB7, producing the protein MFYHISLEHEILLHPRYFGPNLLNTVKQKLFTEVEGTCTGKYGFVIAVTTIDNIGAGVIQPGRGFVLYPVRYKAIVFRPFKGEVVDAVVTQVNKVGLFTEIGPMSCFISRHSIPSEMEFDPNSNPPCYKTVDEDIVIQQDDEIRLKIVGTRVDKNDIFAIGSLMDDYLGLVS; encoded by the exons ATGTTTTACCAC ATCTCCCTGGAGCACGAGATCCTGCTGCACCCGCGCTACTTCGGGCCCAACCTGCTCAACACCGTCAAACAGAAACTCTTCACCGAGGTGGAGGGGACCTGCACCGGGAA gTACGGCTTCGTCATCGCCGTCACCACCATCGACAACATCGGCGCCGGGGTGATCCAGCCCGGCCGGGGCTTCGTGCTCTACCCCGTGCGCTACAAGGCCATCGTCTTCCGGCCCTTCAAGGGCGAGGTGGTGGACGCAGTGGTCACCCAGGTCAACAAG GTCGGGCTGTTCACGGAGATCGGGCCCATGTCCTGCTTCATCTCGCGCCAC tCCATCCCCTCCGAGATGGAATTCGACCCCAACTCCAACCCCCCCTGCTACAAAACCGTGGACGAG GACATCGTGATCCAGCAGGACGACGAAATCCGGCTCAAGATCGTGGGGACCCGAGTGGACAAGAACGACATC ttCGCCATCGGCTCCTTGATGGACGATTACCTGG GCCTCGTCAGCTGA
- the INTS5 gene encoding integrator complex subunit 5 isoform X2, with protein sequence MSALCDPPGAASPPPAPPQVPPGPPAAQELSQEVKAFLSGLDPVQGTPLSPPAHARCALRLLRCLPPARHAALQHLRGLFDDQVCSHLLQREGSAPSPAPKASPGAEVVQEVRRALAELVAANPRAWAPNVAAWASELMGQLSSKYAGRPGVPPPASLNELLQLWMSCPATRALLDIYSQCLAAMVGSCPDACVDALLDTSVQHSPHFDWVVAHVGSSFPGTIISRVLSCGLKDFCAHGGDAAGTATGDKRVPKIASVVGILGHLASRHAGSIKQELLRMFHESLGSTREHHKATVPFLLQLALMSPTLLATVSPELVDSLKPPVLNQLHQHFSAMPRDELDGVVGVVVHLLCHTSAGALRTLRFLLATAAPASVITAPGPALHEGVREACERLLQLLLLHLHKLVHGRSSPSLAECPARPVPFLDALRPHVRELCLDTLRLERKRCLWQHQLLALLAVHSAPHGAAEALFFLLALARTPEELALAPQLHAGLCAVLPDPLPAAITAAVAQIHAGRLPEPQLAQLLRNLALLLQHREGDGDGGDPALGAALARHLPDLAQLLLHPRPEVAEAACRLLAACPLPRALPPAHLLPAVRAAVRRFFAGLWLGDAAALAPGVRLLARLSAVSPAAAKAVLAQLVEGALRGRNAELFGGTAEPPGHEDAPVPPAVSLLDTNQRFTAGLNTSGGVWSVFHAGVIGRGLKPAAGTGQRAAEELSRNTQTFLSLVLRCCRGSWAARPGLGVSAEAAKAVAAALVEAVCPEAAGAELAWPPEELARATVERDLRILRRFRQHPLLFPLLRLVAGGHPALCYCSVLLRGLLASLVAHWDACRASSTVASPWHLRASCALVALLAEGSLLPPVLGNMHELFPELAPFEVHLLLLSVWDYLRENSPLPQKFTFQPELGVFRRDFGRDGDVGKHLAVLHSVLHRNIHRLGLLAGRFYP encoded by the exons atgtCGGCCCTGTGCGACCCCCCGGGCGCCGCCagcccccccccggccccccctcAGGTACCGCCGGGCCCCCCCGC cgcCCAGGAGCTGTCGCAGGAGGTCAAGGCCTTCCTGAGCGGGCTGGACCCGGTGCAGGGCACGCCCCTGTCGCCCCCCGCCCACGCCCGCTGCGCCCTGCGCCTGCTGCGCTGCCTGCCCCCCGCCCGCCACGCCGCCCTGCAGCACCTGCGCGGCCTCTTCGACGACCAAGTGTgctcccacctgctccagcGCGAGGGCAGCGCTCCGTCCCCCGCCCCCAAAGCCTCCCCCGGCGCCGAGGTGGTGCAGGAGGTGCGGCGAGCGCTGGCCGAGCTGGTGGCCGCCAACCCGCGGGCTTGGGCGCCCAACGTGGCCGCCTGGGCCAGCGAGCTGAtggggcagctgagcagcaagTACGCCGGGAGGCCCGGGGTGCCGCCCCCGGCCAGCCTGAacgagctgctgcagctctggatgTCGTGTCCGGCCACCAGGGCGCTGCTGGACATCTACAGCCAGTGCCTGGCCGCCATGGTGGGCAGCTGTCCGGACGCCTGCGTGGACGCGCTGCTGGACACGTCGGTGCAGCACTCGCCGCACTTTGACTGGGTGGTGGCCCACGTGGGCTCCTCCTTCCCCGGCACCATCATCAGCCGCGTCCTGTCCTGCGGCCTCAAGGATTTCTGCGCCCACGGCGGTGACGCCGCAGGGACGGCCACGGGCGACAAGCGCGTGCCCAAGATCGCGTCCGTGGTGGGCATCCTGGGCCACCTGGCCTCGCGCCACGCGGGCAGCAtcaagcaggagctgctgcggATGTTCCACGAGAGCCTGGGCTCCACCCGCGAGCACCACAAGGCCACCgtgcccttcctgctgcagctggcgCTGATGTCCCCGACGCTGCTGGCCACCGTGTCCCCGGAGCTGGTGGACTCCCTGAAGCCGCCGGTGCTGAACCAGCTGCACCAGCACTTCTCGGCCATGCCCAGGGACGAGCTGGACGGCGTGGTGGGCGTAGTGGTGCACCTGCTGTGCCACACCTCGGCCGGGGCGCTGCGGACGCTGCGCTTCCTGCTGGCCACGGCCGCGCCCGCCTCGGTCATCACGGCGCCGGGGCCGGCGCTGCACGAGGGCGTCCGCGAGGCCTGCGAgcggctgctgcagctgctgctgctgcacctgcaCAAACTGGTGCACGGCcggagctctcccagcctggccgAGTGTCCGGCGCGCCCGGTGCCGTTCCTGGACGCTCTCCGGCCGCACGTGCGGGAGCTGTGCCTGGACACGCTGCGGCTGGAGCGGAAGCGCTGCCTgtggcagcaccagctgctggccctgctggccgTCCACTCGGCCCCCCACGGCGCGGCCGAGGcgcttttcttcctgctggcgCTGGCCAGGACGCCCGAGGAGCTGGCGCTGGCGCCGCAGCTGCACGCCGGGCTCTGCGCCGTCCTGCCGGACCCGCTGCCCGCCGCCATCACCGCGGCCGTGGCGCAGATCCACGCCGGCCGCCTGCCCGAGCCGCAGCTGGCGCAGCTCCTGCGCAACCTggcgctgctgctgcagcaccgCGAGGGCGACGGGGACGGCGGTGACCCCGCGCTGGGCGCGGCGCTGGCGCGGCACCTCCCGGATctggcccagctgctgctgcacccgCGGCCGGAGGTGGCCGAAGCCGCGTGCCGCCTGCTGGCCGCCTGCCCGCTGCCCCGGGCGCTGCCCCCGGCCCACCTCCTGCCGGCCGTGCGGGCGGCCGTGCGCCGCTTCTTCGCGGGGCTGTGGCTCGGCGACGCGGCTGCGCTGGCCCCCGGCGTGCGGCTGCTGGCCCGGCTCAGCGCCGTGTCCCCCGCGGCCGCCAAGGCCGTGCTGGCCCAGCTGGTGGAGGGGGCCCTGCGCGGCCGCAACGCCGAGCTCTTCGGGGGCACCGCGGAGCCGCCCGGCCACGAGGACGCACCGGTGCCGCCCGCGGTGTCGCTGCTGGACACCAACCAGCGCTTCACGGCCGGCCTCAACACCTCGGGCGGCGTGTGGTCAGTGTTCCACGCCGGGGTCATCGGCCGCGGGCTGAAGCCGGCAGCCGGCACCGGTCAGCGCGCGGCCGAGGAGCTGAGCCGCAACACCCAGACCTTCCTGAGCCTCGTCCTGCGCTGTTGCCGCGGCTCCTGGGCGGCCAggccggggctgggggtcagCGCCGAGGCGGCCAAAGCGGTGGCGGCCGCGCTGGTGGAGGCCGTGTGCCCGGAGGCGGCCGGAGCCGAGCTGGCCTGGCCGCCCGAGGAGCTGGCCCGGGCCACCGTGGAGCGGGACCTGCGCATCCTGCGGCGCTTCCGCCAGCACCCGCTGCTCTTCCCGCTGCTCCGCCTCGTGGCCGGCGGTCACCCGGCCCTCTGCTACTGCTCCGTGCTGCTGCGGGGGCTGCTGGCCAGCCTGGTGGCCCACTGGGACGcctgcagggccagcagcacgGTGGCCTCGCCGTGGCACCTGCGGGCGTCGTGCGCGCTGGTGGCGCTGCTGGCCGAGgggtccctgctgccccccGTGCTGGGCAACATGCACGAGCTGTTCCCGGAGCTGGCGCCCTTCGAGgtgcacctgctgctgctcagcgTCTGGGATTACCTGCGGGAGAACAGCCCCCTGCCCCAGAAATTCACCTTCCAGCCCGAGCTGGGCGTGTTCCGCCGGGACTTCGGGCGGGATGGGGACGTGGGGAAGCACCTGGCCGTGCTGCACAGTGTCCTGCACAGGAACATCCAccggctggggctgctggcGGGGAGGTTCTACCCCTGA
- the INTS5 gene encoding integrator complex subunit 5 isoform X1 — protein MEGGAEPSFAAAGVGGFRGRALLAHAQPHGPARPPPPCRPCATPRAPPAPPRPPLSAQELSQEVKAFLSGLDPVQGTPLSPPAHARCALRLLRCLPPARHAALQHLRGLFDDQVCSHLLQREGSAPSPAPKASPGAEVVQEVRRALAELVAANPRAWAPNVAAWASELMGQLSSKYAGRPGVPPPASLNELLQLWMSCPATRALLDIYSQCLAAMVGSCPDACVDALLDTSVQHSPHFDWVVAHVGSSFPGTIISRVLSCGLKDFCAHGGDAAGTATGDKRVPKIASVVGILGHLASRHAGSIKQELLRMFHESLGSTREHHKATVPFLLQLALMSPTLLATVSPELVDSLKPPVLNQLHQHFSAMPRDELDGVVGVVVHLLCHTSAGALRTLRFLLATAAPASVITAPGPALHEGVREACERLLQLLLLHLHKLVHGRSSPSLAECPARPVPFLDALRPHVRELCLDTLRLERKRCLWQHQLLALLAVHSAPHGAAEALFFLLALARTPEELALAPQLHAGLCAVLPDPLPAAITAAVAQIHAGRLPEPQLAQLLRNLALLLQHREGDGDGGDPALGAALARHLPDLAQLLLHPRPEVAEAACRLLAACPLPRALPPAHLLPAVRAAVRRFFAGLWLGDAAALAPGVRLLARLSAVSPAAAKAVLAQLVEGALRGRNAELFGGTAEPPGHEDAPVPPAVSLLDTNQRFTAGLNTSGGVWSVFHAGVIGRGLKPAAGTGQRAAEELSRNTQTFLSLVLRCCRGSWAARPGLGVSAEAAKAVAAALVEAVCPEAAGAELAWPPEELARATVERDLRILRRFRQHPLLFPLLRLVAGGHPALCYCSVLLRGLLASLVAHWDACRASSTVASPWHLRASCALVALLAEGSLLPPVLGNMHELFPELAPFEVHLLLLSVWDYLRENSPLPQKFTFQPELGVFRRDFGRDGDVGKHLAVLHSVLHRNIHRLGLLAGRFYP, from the exons atggagggaggggcGGAACCATCGTTCGCGGCCGCAGGGGTGGGGGGCTTCCGGGGCAGGGCGCTCTTGGCGCATGCGCAGccgcacggcccggcccggccgccgccgccatgtCGGCCCTGTGCGACCCCCCGGGCGCCGCCagcccccccccggccccccctcAG cgcCCAGGAGCTGTCGCAGGAGGTCAAGGCCTTCCTGAGCGGGCTGGACCCGGTGCAGGGCACGCCCCTGTCGCCCCCCGCCCACGCCCGCTGCGCCCTGCGCCTGCTGCGCTGCCTGCCCCCCGCCCGCCACGCCGCCCTGCAGCACCTGCGCGGCCTCTTCGACGACCAAGTGTgctcccacctgctccagcGCGAGGGCAGCGCTCCGTCCCCCGCCCCCAAAGCCTCCCCCGGCGCCGAGGTGGTGCAGGAGGTGCGGCGAGCGCTGGCCGAGCTGGTGGCCGCCAACCCGCGGGCTTGGGCGCCCAACGTGGCCGCCTGGGCCAGCGAGCTGAtggggcagctgagcagcaagTACGCCGGGAGGCCCGGGGTGCCGCCCCCGGCCAGCCTGAacgagctgctgcagctctggatgTCGTGTCCGGCCACCAGGGCGCTGCTGGACATCTACAGCCAGTGCCTGGCCGCCATGGTGGGCAGCTGTCCGGACGCCTGCGTGGACGCGCTGCTGGACACGTCGGTGCAGCACTCGCCGCACTTTGACTGGGTGGTGGCCCACGTGGGCTCCTCCTTCCCCGGCACCATCATCAGCCGCGTCCTGTCCTGCGGCCTCAAGGATTTCTGCGCCCACGGCGGTGACGCCGCAGGGACGGCCACGGGCGACAAGCGCGTGCCCAAGATCGCGTCCGTGGTGGGCATCCTGGGCCACCTGGCCTCGCGCCACGCGGGCAGCAtcaagcaggagctgctgcggATGTTCCACGAGAGCCTGGGCTCCACCCGCGAGCACCACAAGGCCACCgtgcccttcctgctgcagctggcgCTGATGTCCCCGACGCTGCTGGCCACCGTGTCCCCGGAGCTGGTGGACTCCCTGAAGCCGCCGGTGCTGAACCAGCTGCACCAGCACTTCTCGGCCATGCCCAGGGACGAGCTGGACGGCGTGGTGGGCGTAGTGGTGCACCTGCTGTGCCACACCTCGGCCGGGGCGCTGCGGACGCTGCGCTTCCTGCTGGCCACGGCCGCGCCCGCCTCGGTCATCACGGCGCCGGGGCCGGCGCTGCACGAGGGCGTCCGCGAGGCCTGCGAgcggctgctgcagctgctgctgctgcacctgcaCAAACTGGTGCACGGCcggagctctcccagcctggccgAGTGTCCGGCGCGCCCGGTGCCGTTCCTGGACGCTCTCCGGCCGCACGTGCGGGAGCTGTGCCTGGACACGCTGCGGCTGGAGCGGAAGCGCTGCCTgtggcagcaccagctgctggccctgctggccgTCCACTCGGCCCCCCACGGCGCGGCCGAGGcgcttttcttcctgctggcgCTGGCCAGGACGCCCGAGGAGCTGGCGCTGGCGCCGCAGCTGCACGCCGGGCTCTGCGCCGTCCTGCCGGACCCGCTGCCCGCCGCCATCACCGCGGCCGTGGCGCAGATCCACGCCGGCCGCCTGCCCGAGCCGCAGCTGGCGCAGCTCCTGCGCAACCTggcgctgctgctgcagcaccgCGAGGGCGACGGGGACGGCGGTGACCCCGCGCTGGGCGCGGCGCTGGCGCGGCACCTCCCGGATctggcccagctgctgctgcacccgCGGCCGGAGGTGGCCGAAGCCGCGTGCCGCCTGCTGGCCGCCTGCCCGCTGCCCCGGGCGCTGCCCCCGGCCCACCTCCTGCCGGCCGTGCGGGCGGCCGTGCGCCGCTTCTTCGCGGGGCTGTGGCTCGGCGACGCGGCTGCGCTGGCCCCCGGCGTGCGGCTGCTGGCCCGGCTCAGCGCCGTGTCCCCCGCGGCCGCCAAGGCCGTGCTGGCCCAGCTGGTGGAGGGGGCCCTGCGCGGCCGCAACGCCGAGCTCTTCGGGGGCACCGCGGAGCCGCCCGGCCACGAGGACGCACCGGTGCCGCCCGCGGTGTCGCTGCTGGACACCAACCAGCGCTTCACGGCCGGCCTCAACACCTCGGGCGGCGTGTGGTCAGTGTTCCACGCCGGGGTCATCGGCCGCGGGCTGAAGCCGGCAGCCGGCACCGGTCAGCGCGCGGCCGAGGAGCTGAGCCGCAACACCCAGACCTTCCTGAGCCTCGTCCTGCGCTGTTGCCGCGGCTCCTGGGCGGCCAggccggggctgggggtcagCGCCGAGGCGGCCAAAGCGGTGGCGGCCGCGCTGGTGGAGGCCGTGTGCCCGGAGGCGGCCGGAGCCGAGCTGGCCTGGCCGCCCGAGGAGCTGGCCCGGGCCACCGTGGAGCGGGACCTGCGCATCCTGCGGCGCTTCCGCCAGCACCCGCTGCTCTTCCCGCTGCTCCGCCTCGTGGCCGGCGGTCACCCGGCCCTCTGCTACTGCTCCGTGCTGCTGCGGGGGCTGCTGGCCAGCCTGGTGGCCCACTGGGACGcctgcagggccagcagcacgGTGGCCTCGCCGTGGCACCTGCGGGCGTCGTGCGCGCTGGTGGCGCTGCTGGCCGAGgggtccctgctgccccccGTGCTGGGCAACATGCACGAGCTGTTCCCGGAGCTGGCGCCCTTCGAGgtgcacctgctgctgctcagcgTCTGGGATTACCTGCGGGAGAACAGCCCCCTGCCCCAGAAATTCACCTTCCAGCCCGAGCTGGGCGTGTTCCGCCGGGACTTCGGGCGGGATGGGGACGTGGGGAAGCACCTGGCCGTGCTGCACAGTGTCCTGCACAGGAACATCCAccggctggggctgctggcGGGGAGGTTCTACCCCTGA
- the C34H11orf98 gene encoding uncharacterized protein C11orf98 homolog, which yields MGIGGKINRPRTELRKKLFKRRRELARGRRQKRRSVSSVPAPLWGKRRRKELKRLRGAAKRALEAAVTEAKRPQKEKETGTGTGDSGGDVEMAEVAPGPE from the exons ATGGGGATCGGGGGCAAAATCAACCGGCCCCGAACG GAGCTGCGCAAGAAGCTCTTCAAGCGGCGGCGGGAGCtggcgcgggggcggcggcagAAGCGGCG GTCGGTCTCGTCGGTGCCGGCCCCGCTCTGGGGGAAGCGGCGGCGGAAGGAGCTGAAGCGGCTGCGGGGGGCGGCCAAGAGGG CGCTGGAGGCGGCCGTGACCGAAGCGAAGAGGCcgcagaaggagaaggagaccgggacggggacaggggacagcggCGGCGACGTGGAGATGGCGGAGGTGGCACCGGGACCGGAGTGA
- the LOC116437296 gene encoding ubiquinol-cytochrome-c reductase complex assembly factor 3-like encodes MAVDPRWPVALVRGAVPVALGLLLWVAMAGGEQDRQQTLKVQPGADSASLSQRRRHNELIMAALREAAETDDNVAQRRVPWRK; translated from the exons ATGGCGGTGGACCCGCGCTGGCCTGTGGCGCTCGTCCGCGGCGCCGTCCCGGTagcgctggggctgctgctgtgggtggcGATGGCGGGGGGTGAGCAGGACCGGCAGCAGACGCTGAAG GTGCAGCCCGGGGCGGACTCCGCGAGTTTATCGCAGCGGCGGCGCCACAATGAGCTGATCATGGCGGCGCTGCGCGAGGCGGCCGAGACCGACGACAACGTGGCGCAGCGTCGGGTGCCGTGGCGGAAGTGA
- the DMAC1 gene encoding distal membrane-arm assembly complex protein 1 yields MSPPGAEAAPGAVSVPGPGSASPRPLLSGCWSCRLLSGAGLLMAAIWIYQGPRSTMRKGVPPSMGALAQIIFAAGVGAWGIIILADPMGKQRRREP; encoded by the exons aTGTCCCCGCCGGGCGCGGAGGCCGCACCGGGCGCGGTCTCGGTGCCGGGGCCCGGTTCGGCCTCGCCGCGCCCGCTGTTGAgcggctgctggagctgccgcTTGCTGAGCGGCGCGGGGCTGCTGATGGCCGCCATCTGGATCTACCAAGGGCCGCGAAGCACCATGAGAAAGGGCGTCCCCCCCTCCATGGGCGCCCTCGCCCAGATCATCTTCGCCGCCG GTGTGGGGGCCTGGGGCATCATCATCCTCGCCGACCCCATGGGAAAGCAGCGCCGGAGGGAGCCCTAA
- the UBXN1 gene encoding UBX domain-containing protein 1, with product MMAAGSGAGPGQALETLLEMGFGARRAAKALALTGNRGVEPAMDWLVAHEDDPDSDSDPEIPPDLGGLPSILGAPRQPPAEEDETQKLLTEAGQERERRRRGQELAKLREWRRDEERRRAAEERRRDRAEERAARQRVREKIERDKAERAQRFAPVTPEPPPVTLQEPPAPREYDQCRIQVRLPDGRALTQSFRAREPLAAVRLFVELHRDTAGTGSGGNGEPRSPPEPFSLRTAFPRRLFTEEDMEKPLQELGLVPSAVVIVAKKEGS from the exons ATGATGGcggcgggcagcggggccgggcccggccaGGCCTTGGAGACGCTGCTGGAAATGGGCTTCGGTGCCCGGCGCGC GGCGAAGGCGCTGGCGCTGACCGGGAACCGCGGAGTGGAACCGGCCATGGACTG gCTGGTGGCTCACGAGGACGACCCCGACTCGGACTCGGACCCCGAAATCCCCCCGGATTTAGGGGGGCTCCCCTCAATCTTGGGGGCGCCCCGGCAGCCGCCGGCGGAGGAGGACGAGACCCAGAA GCTCCTGACGGAGGCGGGGCaggagcgggagcggcggcgccgGGGGCAGGAGCTGGCGAAGCTCCGGGAATGGCGCCGGGACGAGGAGCGGCGCCGGGCGGCCGAGGAGCGGCGGCGGGACAGGGCCGAAGAGCGCGCGGCTCG GCAGAGAGTGCGGGAGAAGATTGAGCGGGACAAGGCGGAGCGAGCGCAAAGG tTTGCCCCTGTCACCCCAGAGCCGCCCCCGGTGACCCTCCAGGAGCCGCCGGCACCGCGGGAATACGACCAGTGCCGGATCCAG GTCCGGCTGCCGGACGGACGGGCGCTGACCCAGAGCTTTCGGGCGCGGGAGCCGCTGGCGGCCGTGCGGCTCTTTGTGGAGCTGCACCGGGACACGGCGGGCACTGGGAGCGGCGGGAACGGGgagccccggagccccccggaGCCTTTCAGCCTCCGCACAGCCTTTCCCCGGCGCCTCTTCACCGAGGAGGACATGGAGAAacccctgcaggagctgg GTCTGGTCCCCTCTGCCGTCGTCATCGTGGCCAAGAAAGAAGGGAGCTGA